CATGCGGGGCAAAACTTGAACCTGGCCAAGGCGATGTTGGGGAAGATGAGCGGGGACATTTTCACGGGCCATCTGAAGAACCACTTATCGGAAGTCCTCCGCGAGCGCTACCGCCATCGGTTCGGTAAGACCAAGCAGGAAAAGCTTTGGCTCAAATACCATGCCGCAGCCGCGGCGGCGGCGCTGATGGCTTTCCTGATTTCCTGGGTTGAGGATGATCTTCCCTTTACCGCGGAAGCGATGGCGGAGAAGTGCGCCGCCGCGGTATCGGCAATATTCGGCCAAGGCCGTAAAAAATGAATCCCATAATCCCGCCCGGCGCCGACTTCCCGGTGGCAAGTCCCGGCCCATTCGGCTAGAATTGTGCCGGGGGGAAGCATGTCCAAACGCAGCCGTCTTCGTTCTAGTATCCCGCCGGATTTCGCGGATCGCCTTACCGCGGTGGTTTCAGTCGTCCTCGCCCTGTCCACCGCCCCGTCCCGAGCCAATCCGGCGCTTACTCCGGGCGTATGGGCCAACATCTCCCCGCCCGGCCTCGACCTGGTCTCCCATTATGGCACGGCCTTTGTGCAACTCGATCCCTCGCATCCCTCCACCGTTTACCTGACCGCGGATATGCAAGGACTGTGGAAAAGCGTAGACGGCGGATCGAATTGGGCGCGCCTGGGAACCCCGCCCGCGAGCCCGAACTACGGGGATACGACGGACTACCTGGACAGCCCCGTTTCCATCGCCGTCGATCCCGCCGACTCCCGTCACCTGTACGTTACCCAGGGCGTGCGCGGCACCACCCAGGGGTTCTGGGTCACCCGCGACGGCGGCGCGACCTGGATCCTTTCCCCCGGTTACGACTCCTTAGCCAAGGCGATCGGCACCCGCGACGTGACGACCATGTCCATCGATCCCACCGACTTCAACCACGTGCTGGTGGGATCGCATTCACCCTGGAAAGGGTTGGCCAACGCGGGCATCCTGGAGACCAAGGACGGCGGCGGGCATTGGACGGCGCAT
The sequence above is a segment of the Fibrobacterota bacterium genome. Coding sequences within it:
- a CDS encoding TetR/AcrR family transcriptional regulator; this translates as MKPVDRRIQKTKQVLSESLIALILEKGYEHVTIQDVIDKANVGRSTFYSHYENKDQLLMEGHRNLGVVLIEEMDADGKAADPAIGFLPLFSHAGQNLNLAKAMLGKMSGDIFTGHLKNHLSEVLRERYRHRFGKTKQEKLWLKYHAAAAAAALMAFLISWVEDDLPFTAEAMAEKCAAAVSAIFGQGRKK